The following are from one region of the Leucoraja erinacea ecotype New England chromosome 35, Leri_hhj_1, whole genome shotgun sequence genome:
- the LOC129713284 gene encoding phosphatidylinositide phosphatase SAC2-like yields the protein MKKYTVAPAIPVAARSACSRYQVTPALSALQISDEEKLEKRLLEELVKLFTDSDAFYFSQTYDITNSAQRQWRWQRQGINSEEGLLAKVDDRFFWNKYMIRDLLKKQSAMSDAWIIPIIQGFVQVTEINVSHSKYKGGNSCEECVVSEDMPKAPGGKFLFVLISRRSRYRGGMRYKRRGIDSGGNVANYVETEQLIFRGSDVLSFVQIRGSIPVFWSQEGYRYKPLPQLHKTDAENTQAFQSHFMEQFKIYNKGVSLFQFIESYGV from the exons atgaaaaag TACACGGTGGCCCCCGCTATCCCCGTGGCGGCTCGTTCCGCGTGCAGTCGCTACCAGGTGACGCCCGCACTCTCTGCCCTGCAGATCAGCGACGAGGAGAAGCTGGAGAAGCGGCTGTTGGAGGAGCTGGTCAAACTGTTCACCGACTCTGACGCCTTCTACTTCAGCCAGACCTACGACATCACGAACAGCGCCCAGCGGCAGTGGCGTTGGCAGCGGCAAGGCATCAACTCCGAAGAAGGTTTGCTGGCAAAG GTCGATGACAGATTTTTCTGGAACAAGTACATGATTCGAGACTTGCTCAAAAAACAG agcgcgATGTCGGATGCGTGGATCATCCCCATCATCCAAGGCTTTGTGCAGGTGACGGAGATCAACGTCAGCCACTCCAAGTACAAGGGCGGGAACTCCTGCGAAGAATGTGTGGTGAGCGAGGACATGCCAAAGGCGCCGGGGGGGAAGTTCCTGTTCGTCCTTATCTCCAGGAGAAGCAGGTACAGAGGAG GGATGCGATACAAACGCAGAGGCATCGACAGCGGCGGGAACGTGGCCAATTACGTGGAGACCGAGCAGCTGATCTTCAGGGGGAGCGATGTCTTATCGTTCGTCCAGATTCGAGGGTCTATCCCCGTGTTCTGGAGCCAGGAGGGCTATCGGTATAAACCCCTTCCCCAGCTCCACAAGA CCGATGCAGAGAACACACAAGCTTTTCAGAGCCACTTCATGGAACAGTTCAAGATTTACAATAAAGGGGTTAGTTTGTTCCAATTTATAGAATCGTACGGTGTTTAA
- the LOC129713320 gene encoding BAG family molecular chaperone regulator 3-like — MAVVLPRGWEVKRDPDSGWPYYIDHNTGTTTWNDPRLRKEMPYAGFESNYWYPTGPQAGPYPSNYSQMMDHQMPPQGLVNGVFSSGRAPSPRPVQGNAWYPPGPAEHPREEPITSESHQQQPYRQHPQHQQNPTPQAGLPRPPSNGNASSAQWAYSQTGPPNQGLLSRPQAPTHQAYSPAQGQRELYDQQPHYPVTPSQYPFGSPGTAQQQALYPPQHQPAQWQPSMPASALPTAGVPTHDPWAQVRVPAMQSSAEQFTHPMSGFGGNIVSGPSPGWQRVDPPPSVYDQKDIPYSINHQDPLPCLNNANFPGNDQQPAGYLPPQPPDQLPGTTQATRMEYSAPPTVYKVHTESKGGREKAAGAATDEGTQPAECPVHPGQVKVEQVMNNVQQLEAEVNQFDGKRGDKTYRLLEELLTKQLLEVDSVETNGQEHIRQVRKAAVHKIQSVLEKLERIAR; from the exons GAAATGCCGTACGCAGGGTTTGAATCTAATTACTGGTATCCTACTGGACCGCAAGCTGGTCCATATCCAAGTAACTATTCTCAAATGATGGACCATCAAATGCCTCCACAA GGGTTGGTCAATGGTGTGTTCTCGTCTGGACGAGCGCCGTCACCGCGGCCTGTCCAGGGGAACGCTTGGTATCCCCCGGGGCCGGCTGAGCACCCGCGGGAGGAGCCCATAACGAGCGAGAGCCACCAACAGCAGCCCTACCGCCAGCATCCTCAGCACCAGCAAAACCCCACGCCACAGGCAGGGCTGCCAAGGCCTCCGTCCAACGGGAATGCTTCCTCCGCACAGTGGGCCTACTCGCAAACGGGCCCGCCCAACCAGGGGCTGCTGTCGAGGCCGCAGGCCCCCACTCATCAGGCTTATTCACCGGCCCAAGGACAACGG GAGCTGTACGATCAACAGCCTCACTACCCAGTGACGCCATCTCAGTACCCCTTTGGAAGCCCGGGTACTGCCCAGCAACAGGCCCTCTATCCTCCTCAGCATCAGCCTGCACAGTGGCAACCCTcgatgccagcatctgcacttcccacAGCGGGAGTGCCAACTCACGACCCCTGGGCCCAGGTCCGAGTCCCAGCGATGCAGTCATCCGCGGAGCAGTTCACTCATCCCATGTCAGGCTTTGGGGGCAACATTGTTTCGGGACCCTCGCCAGGCTGGCAGAGAGTcgacccaccaccgtctgtgtatgACCAGAAA GATATTCCATATTCCATAAACCATCAGGACCCCCTGCCTTGCTTAAACAACGCAAACTTCCCAGGGAATGACCAGCAACCCGCAGGCTACCTCCCACCGCAACCCCCAGACCAGCTGCCAGGCACGACGCAAGCCACACGGATGGAGTACAGCGCTCCCCCGACTGTGTACAAGGTCCACACTGAGAGCAAGGGAGGTCGAGAGAAGGCCGCGGGGGCTGCGACTGACGAGGGGACGCAGCCGGCTGAATGTCCCGTGCACCCCGGCCAAGTCAAGGTGGAGCAAGTCATGAACAATGTGCAGCAGTTGGAGGCCGAGGTGAACCAGTTTGACGGAAAGCGGGGAGACAAGACTTACCGCTTACTGGAGGAGCTGCTGACAAAACAGCTCCTGGAAGTGGACTCGGTGGAGACGAACGGCCAGGAGCACATTCGGCAGGTGCGGAAAGCGGCCGTCCACAAGATTCAGAGTGTGCTGGAGAAATTGGAGAGGATTGCGAGGTAG
- the LOC129713322 gene encoding phosphatidylinositide phosphatase SAC2-like yields the protein MWANNGDAISRQYAGTAAMKSDFTRTGESKFSGAMKDGCRSANRYYLHHFRHAYRQTVIDLMHGAQLSINIQALIGKQKPARALLVKEQQKLKKQEIEVLISSFSALLIPLTEAFLGGWLFVSCNPRSIRRSLF from the exons ATGTGGGCGAATAACGGAGATGCCATCAGCAGGCAGTACGCGGGCACAGCTGCCATGAAG AGTGACTTCACTCGAACCGGAGAGAGTAAATTTTCGGGGGCAATGAAGGATGGTTGTCGATCGGCCAACAGATATTACCTCCACCACTTCAGACACGCGTACAGGCAGACTGTGATCG ATCTGATGCACGGGGCTCAATTGAGCATAAACATCCAGGCGCTGATCGGAAAGCAGAAGCCCGCAAGAGCTTTGCTCGTTAAGGAACAGCAGAAACTAAAGAAGCAGGAGATCGAAGTTTTAATCAGCAGCTTTAGTGCACTCCTGATACCACTGACCGAGGCGTTCTTGGGAGGCTGGCTGTTTGTTAGCTGTAATCCAAGGTCTATCAGACGCTCATTGTTTTGA
- the LOC129713321 gene encoding phosphatidylinositide phosphatase SAC2-like isoform X2: MELFQSPAEYTVRGAHSCLSCSRSNGSMEIKAASDVDLSRAVCLGLVEGVVGKFQFHPDLECFLVLIQSKDLVGTVFGDHEMYKITKVAVIPLTNDEPQDLKLEFCHMHMQFAGEATVPVTQKRSLADAGAKRQVMCITPLCLIS; the protein is encoded by the exons atggagctgttccagtcACCGGCTGAGTACACGGTGCGGGGCGCCcacagctgcctgtcctgcagtcgCTCCAACGGCAGCATGGAGATCAAGGCAG CCTCCGACGTGGACTTGTCCAGAGCTGTCTGTCTCGGTCTGGTGGAAGGAGTTGTTGGGAAGTTTCAGTTTCACCCAG ATTTAGAATGTTTCCTGGTCCTTATTCAAAGTAAAGACCTTGTGGGCACGGTTTTCGGGGACCatgagatgtacaagatcaccAAGGTGGCTGTGATACCGTTGACTAATGATGAACCTCAGGACCTGAAGCTGGAG ttTTGCCATATGCACATGCAGTTTGCAGGTGAAGCAACTGTCCCCGTCACCCAGAAAAGATCGCTGGCGGATGCAGGTGCTAAGCGGCAGGTGATGTGCATTACTCCTCTCTGTTTAATTAGTTGA
- the LOC129713283 gene encoding phosphatidylinositide phosphatase SAC2-like encodes MFASDHIEWRCWLEGPNGLLLLHLYFHVSVFLLQVIINLVKQTGPEKVISDAYRRQVEIFNDPRLIYVAFDFHHQCQGRRFENVELLTEGISNIISDQRWFSAHNGVVMMEQEGVFRTNCMDSLDRTNIVQAAISRHILGSSS; translated from the exons atgttcg cctctgatcacattgaatggcggtgctggctcgaagggccgaatggcctactcctcctgcacctttattTCCATGTTTCTGTGTTCCTCCTGCAGGTTATCATCAATCTTGTGAAACAGACGGGGCCAGAGAAGGTGATTAGCGACGCCTACCGGAGGCAGGTTGAGATTTTCAATGACCCGCGTCTCATCTATGTGGCCTTTGATTTCCACCATCAATG CCAGGGCCGGCGGTTTGAAAACGTGGAGCTCCTGACTGAAGGAATTAGCAACATCATCAGCGATCAGCGATGGTTCAG CGCCCACAACGGCGTGGTGATGATGGAGCAGGAGGGAGTGTTTCGTACCAACTGCATGGACAGCCTGGATCGCACCAACATCGTGCAGGCCGCCATTTCCCGCCACATCCTGGGCAGCAGCAG CTGA
- the LOC129713321 gene encoding phosphatidylinositide phosphatase SAC2-like isoform X1 has protein sequence MELFQSPAEYTVRGAHSCLSCSRSNGSMEIKAASDVDLSRAVCLGLVEGVVGKFQFHPDLECFLVLIQSKDLVGTVFGDHEMYKITKVAVIPLTNDEPQDLKLEVKVLFTNNLNLVCGDLYELPVDNHINSPSHSHTDLSVLGLLHCQIET, from the exons atggagctgttccagtcACCGGCTGAGTACACGGTGCGGGGCGCCcacagctgcctgtcctgcagtcgCTCCAACGGCAGCATGGAGATCAAGGCAG CCTCCGACGTGGACTTGTCCAGAGCTGTCTGTCTCGGTCTGGTGGAAGGAGTTGTTGGGAAGTTTCAGTTTCACCCAG ATTTAGAATGTTTCCTGGTCCTTATTCAAAGTAAAGACCTTGTGGGCACGGTTTTCGGGGACCatgagatgtacaagatcaccAAGGTGGCTGTGATACCGTTGACTAATGATGAACCTCAGGACCTGAAGCTGGAGGTAAAAGTCTTATTCACAAACAATCTCAATTTGGTCTGCGGAGACCTATACGAACTCCCGGTTGACAACCatatcaactccccttcccattcccacactgacctttctgtcctgggcctcctccattgccagatagaaacatag